From a single Erpetoichthys calabaricus chromosome 1, fErpCal1.3, whole genome shotgun sequence genomic region:
- the LOC114656162 gene encoding chromogranin-A-like isoform X1 → MSLSAALVLLAAAQVTCLPVTSVLHHADEKVTKCVLEVLVDTLSQPKPMPVNPECIQILKEDEQILALLHHHNLLHELQELAESEKLEVERGAESSKAAAPGSSAVQRSHEEQEDEKEEGEHQGTSREVILTKGVIKEAVAEKGNEEKRNSIAGTEKKNWDGDLLEDEKKGDVKKSDKEGEDMFEAKKSANVKKSNRELEELFDEDKKSTNVKKSERELEELFGHKKNDNVKKSDRHLEELFEDKKGTNVKKSNRELEELFEDEQKRAAAKKRYQEVEDLLDEDRKRGAAKKSDRELEELLEDDKKNGNEKEEEKLAEEVSRIEELLNRLRENRYEEYEEWKHHNEEEKRRHLFGGKEDEERPEYKKNNEGWAEEIEEKKRKRSGSTSQQPEAAKKKRVFEKASDEETRQFEAEEERDELRKSHLLHLHSLNNDEAEDDLKKKREEEDVRNEVEEHETLSEIESELKRVAEELREIRRG, encoded by the exons ATGAGCCTCTCCGCCGCCCTGGTGCTGCTCGCCGCGGCCCAAG TCACATGCCTGCCAGTGACCTCTGTGCTTCACCATGCTGATGAAAAG GTTACCAAATGTGTATTGGAGGTTCTTGTGGATACCCTTTCACAGCCCAAACCCATGCCTGTGAACCCTGAATGTATCCAGATCCTGAAGGAAG atgaaCAGATCCTTGCCTTGCTGCATCATCACAATCTGTTGCATGAACTACAAGAATTGGCCGAGTCTG AGAAGCTGGAGGTAGAACGCGGGGCAGAGTCCAGCAAGGCTGCAGCACCAGGAAGTAGTGCAGTTCAGAGAAGCCATGAAGAACAGGAAGATGAAAAGGAAGAGGGCGAGCATCAGGGAACTTCAAGAGAGGTCATCCTCACAAAGGGAGTAATCAAAGAGGCTGTAGCAGAGAAAGGGAATGAAGAAAAACGGAACTCCATCGCTGGTACAGAGAAAAAGAACTGGGACGGGGATCTTCTTGAAGATGAGAAGAAGGGAGATGTAAAAAAGAGTgacaaagaaggagaagacaTGTTTGAGGCCAAAAAGAGTGCAAATGTGAAAAAGAGCAATAGAGAGCTGGAAGAACTCTTTGATGAGGATAAAAAGAgtacaaatgtaaagaaaagtGAAAGGGAGTTGGAAGAATTGTTTGGGCATAAAaagaatgacaatgtgaaaaagagtGACAGACACCTAGAAGAACTGTTTGAGGATAAAAAGGGCACCAATGTGAAAAAAAGCAATCGGGAACTGGAGGAACTCTTTGAGGATGAGCAAAAGAGGGCAGCTGCAAAAAAGAGATATCAAGAGGTGGAGGATCTACTTGATGAGGACCGGAAGAGAGGAGCTGCAAAGAAGAGTGACAGAGAATTAGAAGAGCTTCTTGAGGATGACAAGAAGAATGGCAATGAGAAAGAGGAGGAGAAGCTTGCTGAAGAGGTCTCCCGGATTGAGGAGTTGCTTAACCGGCTCCGGGAGAATAGATACGAAGAGTATGAGGAGTGGAAGCACcacaatgaagaagaaaagagacgGCATCTTTTTGGAGGTAAAGAAGACGAAGAGAGGCcagaatataagaaaaataatgaggGCTGGGCTGAGGAAATTGAAGAGAAAAAACGAAAGAGGTCAGGGAGCACCAGCCAGCAGCCAGAAGCTGCCAAAAAGAAAAGAGTCTTTGAGAAGGCCAGTGATGAGGAGACAAGACAGTTTGAGGCAGAAGAGGAACGGGATGAGTTGAGGAAATCCCATCTTTTGCACTTGCATAGTCTAAACAATGATGAGGCAGAGGATGACTTaaagaagaagagggaggaggAGGACGTGAGGAATGAG gTGGAGGAGCACGAGACGCTATCAGAGATTGAGTCAGAACTGAAGAGAGTGGCTGAAGAACTCCGTGAAATACGCAGAGGTTAG
- the LOC114656162 gene encoding uncharacterized protein LOC114656162 isoform X2 produces the protein MSLSAALVLLAAAQVTCLPVTSVLHHADEKVTKCVLEVLVDTLSQPKPMPVNPECIQILKEEKLEVERGAESSKAAAPGSSAVQRSHEEQEDEKEEGEHQGTSREVILTKGVIKEAVAEKGNEEKRNSIAGTEKKNWDGDLLEDEKKGDVKKSDKEGEDMFEAKKSANVKKSNRELEELFDEDKKSTNVKKSERELEELFGHKKNDNVKKSDRHLEELFEDKKGTNVKKSNRELEELFEDEQKRAAAKKRYQEVEDLLDEDRKRGAAKKSDRELEELLEDDKKNGNEKEEEKLAEEVSRIEELLNRLRENRYEEYEEWKHHNEEEKRRHLFGGKEDEERPEYKKNNEGWAEEIEEKKRKRSGSTSQQPEAAKKKRVFEKASDEETRQFEAEEERDELRKSHLLHLHSLNNDEAEDDLKKKREEEDVRNEVEEHETLSEIESELKRVAEELREIRRG, from the exons ATGAGCCTCTCCGCCGCCCTGGTGCTGCTCGCCGCGGCCCAAG TCACATGCCTGCCAGTGACCTCTGTGCTTCACCATGCTGATGAAAAG GTTACCAAATGTGTATTGGAGGTTCTTGTGGATACCCTTTCACAGCCCAAACCCATGCCTGTGAACCCTGAATGTATCCAGATCCTGAAGGAAG AGAAGCTGGAGGTAGAACGCGGGGCAGAGTCCAGCAAGGCTGCAGCACCAGGAAGTAGTGCAGTTCAGAGAAGCCATGAAGAACAGGAAGATGAAAAGGAAGAGGGCGAGCATCAGGGAACTTCAAGAGAGGTCATCCTCACAAAGGGAGTAATCAAAGAGGCTGTAGCAGAGAAAGGGAATGAAGAAAAACGGAACTCCATCGCTGGTACAGAGAAAAAGAACTGGGACGGGGATCTTCTTGAAGATGAGAAGAAGGGAGATGTAAAAAAGAGTgacaaagaaggagaagacaTGTTTGAGGCCAAAAAGAGTGCAAATGTGAAAAAGAGCAATAGAGAGCTGGAAGAACTCTTTGATGAGGATAAAAAGAgtacaaatgtaaagaaaagtGAAAGGGAGTTGGAAGAATTGTTTGGGCATAAAaagaatgacaatgtgaaaaagagtGACAGACACCTAGAAGAACTGTTTGAGGATAAAAAGGGCACCAATGTGAAAAAAAGCAATCGGGAACTGGAGGAACTCTTTGAGGATGAGCAAAAGAGGGCAGCTGCAAAAAAGAGATATCAAGAGGTGGAGGATCTACTTGATGAGGACCGGAAGAGAGGAGCTGCAAAGAAGAGTGACAGAGAATTAGAAGAGCTTCTTGAGGATGACAAGAAGAATGGCAATGAGAAAGAGGAGGAGAAGCTTGCTGAAGAGGTCTCCCGGATTGAGGAGTTGCTTAACCGGCTCCGGGAGAATAGATACGAAGAGTATGAGGAGTGGAAGCACcacaatgaagaagaaaagagacgGCATCTTTTTGGAGGTAAAGAAGACGAAGAGAGGCcagaatataagaaaaataatgaggGCTGGGCTGAGGAAATTGAAGAGAAAAAACGAAAGAGGTCAGGGAGCACCAGCCAGCAGCCAGAAGCTGCCAAAAAGAAAAGAGTCTTTGAGAAGGCCAGTGATGAGGAGACAAGACAGTTTGAGGCAGAAGAGGAACGGGATGAGTTGAGGAAATCCCATCTTTTGCACTTGCATAGTCTAAACAATGATGAGGCAGAGGATGACTTaaagaagaagagggaggaggAGGACGTGAGGAATGAG gTGGAGGAGCACGAGACGCTATCAGAGATTGAGTCAGAACTGAAGAGAGTGGCTGAAGAACTCCGTGAAATACGCAGAGGTTAG
- the LOC114656176 gene encoding inositol-tetrakisphosphate 1-kinase-like isoform X1, protein MLTRTVGFCLSAKKWRKMNLSAFAELCRNHGIDVVQIDLNRPLPAQGPFDIIIHKLSDLMVEAQYNSQSQQLLASFQEYTAAHPYTVLLDPLPAMRKLLDRFVSYRIVGRLQTAIPGDQVCCPPYVEINTSDLEEIQEAISRHNLSFPFICKTQVAHGSSSHEMALIFNEEGLKDAHAPCILQSFINHNARLYKVFVVGSSHFTVDRPSLKNFPLGPSDSKTIFFNSHDVSKPESSSHLTELDKEMDWPGPPSEDVISTLVTDLQAELGMSLFGVDIIINNETGRPTVIDINIFPGYEGVPEFFSALLHHIQSILKDPPPQGAEREETQDLDHTHAPTHGPCCPVSSHVKPPSNISVTSTL, encoded by the exons AAATCATGGGATTGACGTTGTCCAG ATTGACCTGAACAGGCCTCTCCCAGCCCAGGGTCCCTTTGACATCATTATCCACAAGCTCTCAGATCTTATGGTAGAAGCGCAATACAACAGCCAGTCACAGCAGCTGTTAGCATCTTTCCAA GAATACACAGCTGCACATCCCTACACCGTGCTCCTGGATCCTCTTCCCGCCATGAGGAAGCTACTTGACCGCTTTGTTTCATATAGGATTGTGGGCAGACTACAGACAGCCATTCCAG GTGATCAGGTTTGCTGCCCTCCTTATGTAGAGATCAATACCTCTGACCTTGAGGAGATTCAAGAGGCCATTTCTCGGCACAACCTGTCCTTCCCATTCA TTTGCAAAACCCAAGTAGCCCATGGATCAAGTTCCCATGAG ATGGCACTCATTTTTAATGAGGAAGGTCTCAAAGATGCTCATGCGCCATGTATTCTCCAGAGCTTTATCAATCACAATGCAAGGCTTTATAAAGTCTTTGTTGTGGGTTCCTCGCACTTCACTGTGGATCGGCCATCACTGAAGAACTTTCCACTGGGACCATCGG ACAGCAAGACAATCTTCTTTAATAGCCATGATGTGTCAAAGCCAGAGTCCTCTTCACATTTGACGGAG CTGGACAAGGAGATGGACTGGCCTGGTCCTCCATCTGAAGATGTCATTAGCACTCTAGTGACTGATCTGCAAGCTGAGTTAGGCATGTCGCTGTTTGGTGtggatataatcattaacaatgaGACTGGGAGACCAACTGTTATTGATATCAACATATTTCCAG GATATGAGGGGGTCCCCGAGTTCTTTTCAGCTCTGCTGCATCATATCCAGTCTATCCTGAAGGACCCCCCACCTCAAGGAGCAGAGAGGGAGGAAACCCAAGATTTGGACCATACTCATGCTCCTACCCATGGACCGTGTTGCCCTGTTTCCAGTCACGTGAAGCCTCCCTCAAATATAAGTGTAACCTCCACTTTGTGA
- the LOC114656176 gene encoding inositol-tetrakisphosphate 1-kinase-like isoform X2: MLTRTVGFCLSAKKWRKMNLSAFAELCRNHGIDVVQIDLNRPLPAQGPFDIIIHKLSDLMVEAQYNSQSQQLLASFQEYTAAHPYTVLLDPLPAMRKLLDRFVSYRIVGRLQTAIPGDQVCCPPYVEINTSDLEEIQEAISRHNLSFPFICKTQVAHGSSSHEMALIFNEEGLKDAHAPCILQSFINHNARLYKVFVVGSSHFTVDRPSLKNFPLGPSDSKTIFFNSHDVSKPESSSHLTELDKEMDWPGPPSEDVISTLVTDLQAELGMSLFGVDIIINNETGRPTVIDINIFPG; the protein is encoded by the exons AAATCATGGGATTGACGTTGTCCAG ATTGACCTGAACAGGCCTCTCCCAGCCCAGGGTCCCTTTGACATCATTATCCACAAGCTCTCAGATCTTATGGTAGAAGCGCAATACAACAGCCAGTCACAGCAGCTGTTAGCATCTTTCCAA GAATACACAGCTGCACATCCCTACACCGTGCTCCTGGATCCTCTTCCCGCCATGAGGAAGCTACTTGACCGCTTTGTTTCATATAGGATTGTGGGCAGACTACAGACAGCCATTCCAG GTGATCAGGTTTGCTGCCCTCCTTATGTAGAGATCAATACCTCTGACCTTGAGGAGATTCAAGAGGCCATTTCTCGGCACAACCTGTCCTTCCCATTCA TTTGCAAAACCCAAGTAGCCCATGGATCAAGTTCCCATGAG ATGGCACTCATTTTTAATGAGGAAGGTCTCAAAGATGCTCATGCGCCATGTATTCTCCAGAGCTTTATCAATCACAATGCAAGGCTTTATAAAGTCTTTGTTGTGGGTTCCTCGCACTTCACTGTGGATCGGCCATCACTGAAGAACTTTCCACTGGGACCATCGG ACAGCAAGACAATCTTCTTTAATAGCCATGATGTGTCAAAGCCAGAGTCCTCTTCACATTTGACGGAG CTGGACAAGGAGATGGACTGGCCTGGTCCTCCATCTGAAGATGTCATTAGCACTCTAGTGACTGATCTGCAAGCTGAGTTAGGCATGTCGCTGTTTGGTGtggatataatcattaacaatgaGACTGGGAGACCAACTGTTATTGATATCAACATATTTCCAGGTTAG